The Buchnera aphidicola (Nipponaphis monzeni) genome includes the window ACTACATGTATTATTTTAATTTATTTATATTTCTCACTGCTCCTTTATCAGCACTTGTTGCAAAGTTAGCATAAATTTTCAATGCATTTGATATCTTACGTAATCTATTTAAAGGACGAAATGATTTTTCTTTTTTATTGTTTTCGTCATATAATCTTTGCAATAATTTTTCTTTTGTAACTTCTAAAGTAATAATTCGTTTCGGAATATTAATATATATTATATCCCCATCTTTTACTAATGCAATTATTCCTTTATTTGCTGCTTCTGGAGAAATATGACCAACAGATAACCCTGATGTCCCTCCGGAAAATCTTCCATCAGTAATTAATGCACAATATTTATCTAATTTCATAGATTTTAAATAAGTTGTTGGATACAACATTTCCTGCATTCCAGGACCTCCTTTTGGTCCTTCATATCTAATTACAATTACATCTCCTTTTTTTATTTCTTTTCCAAGAATACCTTGAACAGCTGCTTCTTGACTTTCATAAACCTTTGATGTCCCTCTAAATACAAGATTTTTATGATCTACTCCAGATGTTTTTACAATACATCCATTTATTGCTAAATTACCATATAAAACTGCAATTCCTCCATCTTCACTGAAAGCATTACTAATAGATCTAATACACCCTGATTGACGATTTTTATCTAATGAATTCCATCTAAAATTTTGAGAAAAGGGTTGTATAGTTCGAACACCTTTAGGACCAGATCGAAACATTTTTTTTATTTTTTCATCAGAGGAAATCATAATATCATATTTTTTTATCATATCTTCTATAGTTAAACCTATGACATTTATTACTTTTGAATATATAAAATTACCTCTATATAATTCACCTACAATTCCCATGACACCTCCAGCTCTATGTAAATCTTCTACATGATACATATTTGTATTAGGTGCTACTTGACATATATAAGGAATTTTTTTAGATAAATTACTAATATCTTTCATATTAAAATCAATATTACCTTCTTGAGCAATAGCTAATAAATGTAATATAGTATTACTAGATCCTCCCATAGCAATATCTACTGCCATAGCATTATGTAATGCTAATTTATTAACGATGTTTCTAGGTAACACATTATTGTTTTCTTCTTTATAAAATTTTTTTGTAATTTTTACTATTAATCTACTAGAATCTATTAACAATTTTTTACGATCTTTATGAGTAGCTAATAATGTTCCATTTCCCGGTAAAGATAATCCTAATATTTCTGTTAAACAATTCATAGAATTTGCAGTAAACATTCCAGAGCAAGATCCACAAGTTGGACACGCAGATTCTTCTAAATTTTTTAAATAATTAAAATCAACATTTGGATTTTCCCCTTCTTTGATAGCATCAATTAAATTAATTTTAATTACTTTATTAAATTTTAAAATTTTCCCTGCTTCCATTGGACCTCCTGAGATAAAAACTGTAGGAATGTTTATGCGTAATGCAGCCATTAGCATTCCAGGAGTAATTTTATCACAGTTTGAAATACATATCATTGCGTCTACACAATGTGCATTAACCATGTATTCTATAGAATCAGCAATTAATTCCCTAGATGGCAATGAATACAACATTCCTGAATGTCCCATTGCTATTCCATCATCAATTGCTATAGTATTAAATTCTTTCGGCACCCCTCCAGATGATTTTATTTCCTCTTTTACTATTTGCCCTAACGATTGTAGATGTATATGTCCTGGTACAAATTCTGAAAAAGAATTAACTACAGCTATAATAGGTTTACTAAAATCTGATTCAACCATACCTGTTGCTCTCCATAATGCTCTAGCTCCAGCCATATTTTTTCCATGAGTCGTTTTCGATGATCGATACTTCACTATTTACACCTCTTTTTTAGATATGTAATAAATTCATCATTACCCTTAAACATAATTTGCAAATGTTTTTTAAAAAAAACATTTGCAAATTATGTTTAAGGGTAATGATGAATTTATTAAAATATTTTTTAATTAATTATACATAACTGATAACTTCTTATTTACATTAGAATTGATTTAGTATAAAAAAATAAATTGGCAGGGATAGAGGGAATCGAACCCCCAACTTTCGGTTTTGGAGACCGATACTCTACCAATTGAGTTATATCCCTAATACATAGAATTGAGTTTAATTTAATATATAAGTAGATTCTTATATAAAATATTATACTCTATAAATACCATTATAGTCTAGAAATATAAAAAATAATTTAAAATTATTAAATATAAATTTAATTTATAATATAAGTTAATAATTTGATGTTATATTAAATAAATAATAATAAAAATACTATAAAAAAACAAATTATTATAAAAACTACTAAATATCTTTATCGATAATGTTCATTATTTAGGAAAAATAAATATGAAACTTCCAATTTATTTAGATTATGCAGCAACTACTCCTGTAGATCATAGAGTAGTAAAAAAAATGTTAAATTTTTTAACTAACGAAGGTAAATTTGGTAATGCAGCTTCTCGTTCACATAAGTTTGGGTGGGTAGCAGAAGAAGCTGTAGATATTGCTAGGTGTCAAGTAGCTGAATTAATACATGCAGATTCTAGGGAAATCATATTTACATCAGGTGCTACAGAATCTAACAATTTAGCAATTAAAGGAAGTGCAATTTTATATCAAAGTAAAGGAAATCATATAATAACAAGCCAAACTGAACATAAATCTGTATTGGATTCTTGTAGATATTTAGAAAGTATAGGATTTTTAATTACTTATTTAAAACCAAAACCAGATGGATTAATTTCTTTAAATAAATTAATGAGTAATATTACAAAAAAAACTATTTTAATCTCTATAATGCACGTTAATAATGAAACTGGAACTATACAAAATATAAATGCAATTAGCAAAATATGTAAAACGCATAATATATTGTGTCATATAGACGCTACCCAAAGTGTTGGAAAAATTGAAATTAATTTAAAGAAATTAAAAATAGATTTAATGTCATGTTCAGCACATAAATTATATGGTCCGAAAGGTATAGGATGTTTATATGTACGTAGAAAACCTAAAGTAAGATTAATGGCTCAAATACATGGAGGAGGACATGAACGAGGTATGAGATCTGGTACATTACCTGTTCATCAAATAGTAGGAATGGGAGAAGCGTTTCATATAGCAAAAGAAAATATGAACTTAGAATATCGTAAACTAAACAAATTAAGAAATTACTTTTGGAATAAAATAAATAAAATAGAAGAAGTCTATTTAAATAGTATACTAAAAAATACTGCATCTCATATTTTAAATATTAGTTTTAATTATATAGAAGGGGAATCTTTAATGATGGCATTGAAAGATTTAGCAATATCTTCAGGATCTGCTTGTACTTCTGCTAGTTTAGAACCTTCTTATGTATTAAAAGCATTAAATATAAAAGATGAGTTAGCACACAGCTCAATACGTTTTTCTATAGGAAGATTTACTACAATTAAAGAATTAGATTATGCTATAATGTTGATATATAAATCTGTAGAAAAATTAAGAAAATTATCTCCTTTGTGGGAAATGTATAAATCTGGAATTAATATAGATGATATTACATGGAATCATATTTAAATGTAAATTTATTTATATACTAACAAAAAAATGTTTTAAGGATTAAAAAATGTCATATAGCAAAAAAGTTTTAGACCATTATGAAAACCCTAGAAATGTAGGATCTTTTGCAGTAAATAGTAAAAATGTAGGCACTAGTTTAGTTGGAGCACCGTCTTGTGGAGATGTAATGAAATTACAAATTAAAGTCAATAAAAAAGGAATCATTGAGGATGCATGCTTTAAAACATATGGTTGTGGATCTGCAATAGCTTCTAGTTCATTACTAACAGAATGGGTCAAAGGCAAATCTTTAAATGAAGCTTTAAATATTAAAAACACTTCTATAGTAAAAGAATTAAATTTACCTCCTGTCAAAATACATTGTTCAATTTTAGCTGAAGATGCTATAAAAAAAGCTATAGCAGATTATAATAGTAAAAATAATAAATAAAAAATACTTTTTATATAAAATGCTAAATATTATATTTTTTTGGAACATTCTTAATGTTCAATATTCTAACAATAACTTTTTTTAAAATGAAGTGAGTATTAAATTGTGTACAAATTATTATAGTTTATTTAATTTAATTCCAACATTTGAAATAGATTTAAAACAACTTTCTAAAAAATTTCATAATTTACAAAAAAAATACCATCCTGATGTAAATATTAAATGTAATTTAAAGGATCGTAAAAAAATATTACAAAAATCTATTTTAATTAATAAAGGATATTATCTTTTAAAAGATCCTATCGAAAGAGGTAAATATTTATTATTTTTAAATGGAATTACAATAAATCAAAATAACAATTCATTTGTAAATAATAATTTTTTAGAATATCAATTTAAATTATATGAAAAATTAGAATATTTTAAAAAAAATATTTGTAAATTAGAAGAATGTAATTTATTTTTCAAAAAAATTTGCGATCTCAAACAAAAATTTTTTGATAATTTTAAAAGTTTATGTATTAAAAAAGAATGGAAAATAGCAAAAAATTGGCTAATAAAAGTTATTTTTTTGGAAAAAATAAAAAATGAAACAGAAAAATTAATTGATAACATATAATTATAAAACAATAATTATTCAAAATGTATCTATTAAATAAAAAAATATATTTTCAATAAAAACAAGGTAATAAACATGCCTAAAATATTATTTTTACCTCACAAAGTTATATTACCAGAACCTAAAATAGTTTATGCAGAAAAAGGAGAAATCATTTTAAATATTGCATTAAAAAACAATATTTATATAGAGCATGCTTGTGGTAAATCATGCGCATGTACAACTTGTCATTGTATTATTAAATCAGGATTTTCTTCATTATCTAAATCTTCAGATAAAGAAGAAGATGCACTAGATAAGGCTTGGGGAGTTACTTTAAAGAGTAGATTATCTTGTCAAGCTAAATTAGGTAATAAGGATATTACAATATTAATTCCTTATTATAATAAAAATTATGTTTAATTTTTCACATTTTAAACTACAAAAAATTTTTTTTAAATAAAATTAATTTAAAAAAATAATAAATAATTGTTATTTTTTAATAAAAGGATTTATACTTTTTTTAAAAATTAATATAAGTGGATTATTAGTAATTTTTAATAATTTTTTAAAATTGTTTAAAAGATATGTTTTGTAATTTAACGTCAAATGATCTGTTCGATTCCCATAAATAATAATTTTTAAAGGACGGGTTCCTCCAGGGTGTGCAAATTTTAATTTAATTCTTTTATTATTTATAAGGGGTGGTTGATGATGAATTATTAAAAAATGTAATATTTTAGTTAATTGAGAGGAATTAAAATTATAAAAAGAATTAGTGTAAGTTTTCTTTATAGACTCAATTAAACTAGTAATACCAATTTTAAATAAAGCAGAAATAAAATGTATTGTAAAATTTATAACTTTAGAATAACTAAAAAATGATGTGAAAAATTTTTTAAATTTTTTAATTTTATTTGCA containing:
- the hscB gene encoding Fe-S protein assembly co-chaperone HscB; this encodes MSIKLCTNYYSLFNLIPTFEIDLKQLSKKFHNLQKKYHPDVNIKCNLKDRKKILQKSILINKGYYLLKDPIERGKYLLFLNGITINQNNNSFVNNNFLEYQFKLYEKLEYFKKNICKLEECNLFFKKICDLKQKFFDNFKSLCIKKEWKIAKNWLIKVIFLEKIKNETEKLIDNI
- a CDS encoding IscS subfamily cysteine desulfurase, coding for MKLPIYLDYAATTPVDHRVVKKMLNFLTNEGKFGNAASRSHKFGWVAEEAVDIARCQVAELIHADSREIIFTSGATESNNLAIKGSAILYQSKGNHIITSQTEHKSVLDSCRYLESIGFLITYLKPKPDGLISLNKLMSNITKKTILISIMHVNNETGTIQNINAISKICKTHNILCHIDATQSVGKIEINLKKLKIDLMSCSAHKLYGPKGIGCLYVRRKPKVRLMAQIHGGGHERGMRSGTLPVHQIVGMGEAFHIAKENMNLEYRKLNKLRNYFWNKINKIEEVYLNSILKNTASHILNISFNYIEGESLMMALKDLAISSGSACTSASLEPSYVLKALNIKDELAHSSIRFSIGRFTTIKELDYAIMLIYKSVEKLRKLSPLWEMYKSGINIDDITWNHI
- the ilvD gene encoding dihydroxy-acid dehydratase; translated protein: MVKYRSSKTTHGKNMAGARALWRATGMVESDFSKPIIAVVNSFSEFVPGHIHLQSLGQIVKEEIKSSGGVPKEFNTIAIDDGIAMGHSGMLYSLPSRELIADSIEYMVNAHCVDAMICISNCDKITPGMLMAALRINIPTVFISGGPMEAGKILKFNKVIKINLIDAIKEGENPNVDFNYLKNLEESACPTCGSCSGMFTANSMNCLTEILGLSLPGNGTLLATHKDRKKLLIDSSRLIVKITKKFYKEENNNVLPRNIVNKLALHNAMAVDIAMGGSSNTILHLLAIAQEGNIDFNMKDISNLSKKIPYICQVAPNTNMYHVEDLHRAGGVMGIVGELYRGNFIYSKVINVIGLTIEDMIKKYDIMISSDEKIKKMFRSGPKGVRTIQPFSQNFRWNSLDKNRQSGCIRSISNAFSEDGGIAVLYGNLAINGCIVKTSGVDHKNLVFRGTSKVYESQEAAVQGILGKEIKKGDVIVIRYEGPKGGPGMQEMLYPTTYLKSMKLDKYCALITDGRFSGGTSGLSVGHISPEAANKGIIALVKDGDIIYINIPKRIITLEVTKEKLLQRLYDENNKKEKSFRPLNRLRKISNALKIYANFATSADKGAVRNINKLK
- the fdx gene encoding ISC system 2Fe-2S type ferredoxin; this translates as MPKILFLPHKVILPEPKIVYAEKGEIILNIALKNNIYIEHACGKSCACTTCHCIIKSGFSSLSKSSDKEEDALDKAWGVTLKSRLSCQAKLGNKDITILIPYYNKNYV
- the iscU gene encoding Fe-S cluster assembly scaffold IscU: MSYSKKVLDHYENPRNVGSFAVNSKNVGTSLVGAPSCGDVMKLQIKVNKKGIIEDACFKTYGCGSAIASSSLLTEWVKGKSLNEALNIKNTSIVKELNLPPVKIHCSILAEDAIKKAIADYNSKNNK